One part of the Bdellovibrio bacteriovorus genome encodes these proteins:
- a CDS encoding PepSY-associated TM helix domain-containing protein, which yields MNGRLFKILYKIHIYVGIFVAVHLFVLILTGTVLILKDEIEGNAGHGEEHHAEVIPAMDVHLEKILQKYPGDRPQSFNIEEADHDVAQLRMGYNGAKLFRESHRVYFNVHTGEEVSAPKKSDGVMDFILRLHREFLLGSNGKLYVGLIGVLYAFTLLSGFFIYGNFARKTNFGEVRRGSTRATMGDLHRFIGMTAFAWSLMIGVTGSFLGFSSTLIKVFQYSELQKLNVQYPTAPQAPLASVDKVIASAQKALPESTFDFMVFPDTQFSPPGHFMVLMHGNTPMTERLVELVIIDGVTGELTEVRQLPWYLKVAMLSEPLHFGNYGGLFLKILWVILSVASLVMPVSGIYIWWNRRRKKAPAPAAKATSVQPWKGALFKKIYTVPVILSVFSTAAVIGSFLIQGALNTVFVAALVVPVSIVVYFLISWLKKGAQ from the coding sequence GTGAACGGACGGCTTTTTAAAATTCTCTATAAAATCCACATATATGTGGGCATTTTCGTGGCCGTACATCTGTTCGTTCTGATCCTGACCGGAACCGTGCTGATTCTGAAGGACGAAATTGAAGGCAATGCAGGTCACGGCGAAGAACACCACGCCGAGGTGATTCCTGCCATGGACGTCCACCTGGAAAAAATCCTGCAAAAGTACCCTGGGGACCGCCCGCAATCCTTCAACATCGAAGAGGCCGACCACGATGTCGCGCAACTTCGCATGGGTTATAACGGCGCAAAACTTTTCCGTGAATCCCACCGCGTGTATTTCAACGTGCACACAGGTGAAGAGGTCTCTGCCCCGAAAAAATCTGACGGCGTGATGGACTTCATCCTGCGCCTGCACCGGGAGTTCCTGCTGGGTTCCAACGGCAAACTGTATGTCGGCTTGATCGGCGTGCTTTATGCCTTCACTTTGCTTTCCGGATTCTTTATCTACGGAAACTTTGCGCGCAAAACAAATTTCGGCGAAGTTCGTCGCGGTTCCACCCGCGCCACCATGGGTGATCTGCACCGCTTTATCGGCATGACCGCCTTTGCGTGGAGCTTGATGATCGGCGTGACCGGATCGTTCCTGGGCTTTTCCTCCACCCTGATCAAAGTCTTTCAGTACAGTGAACTGCAAAAGCTGAACGTTCAGTATCCAACAGCTCCGCAGGCGCCGCTGGCGTCTGTGGACAAGGTGATCGCTTCGGCGCAAAAAGCGCTGCCGGAATCCACCTTCGACTTCATGGTGTTCCCGGACACGCAGTTCTCGCCTCCAGGCCACTTCATGGTGCTGATGCATGGAAACACGCCGATGACCGAGCGTCTGGTGGAACTGGTCATCATTGATGGCGTCACCGGTGAACTGACCGAAGTGCGTCAGCTTCCGTGGTATCTGAAAGTGGCGATGCTGTCAGAGCCTCTGCATTTCGGAAACTATGGCGGTCTGTTCCTGAAAATTTTGTGGGTGATTCTGTCTGTGGCCTCCTTAGTGATGCCGGTGTCTGGAATTTACATCTGGTGGAACCGTCGTCGCAAAAAAGCACCCGCCCCTGCTGCCAAAGCCACTTCCGTGCAGCCATGGAAAGGGGCCCTGTTTAAAAAAATCTACACCGTGCCGGTGATCCTGTCCGTGTTTTCGACTGCGGCGGTGATCGGAAGCTTCCTGATTCAGGGGGCTCTGAACACGGTATTCGTGGCCGCTCTTGTCGTTCCCGTATCCATCGTCGTTTACTTCCTGATCTCGTGGTTGAAAAAGGGAGCTCAATGA
- a CDS encoding MFS transporter, producing the protein MKKLSALGHLNTTTFSAIQMMTFTLIPFIAEKGSLSLSSVVLSFSVGSFLFLWSSPFWASRSDNWGRLKVLSVGMLGLFISTAILTAVLMSPGAHWVNELAVWGSRLLYGLTAAAIVPVSQALQIDQHPEQTPLKSMLSNSMSLNVGRALGPLYLLLGGGSNMLLVLQSTTAWALVVFGLNLLGITQSEAPKATKTERISLVEWKSALHHIADIFSLAILFTSFVGILNFSLASILKKSFDLTSVDSSVLMAKLLLVSAILAVVTQALGKVLFKNPWQGAMIVGVATLFGASLILGHLGGWPQLWVAIVLLSVGLSLIPPCYMALMATRGPEMQFGRRAGLAAAANTLGYTLGGGLAALTFKMDLFGIESVMTALVVVMALNIALLYRRREAVYA; encoded by the coding sequence ATGAAGAAACTGAGCGCCCTGGGACATTTAAACACCACCACTTTCAGCGCCATCCAGATGATGACCTTCACCTTGATTCCGTTCATCGCGGAAAAAGGGAGTTTGAGTTTATCTTCTGTGGTGCTGAGTTTCAGCGTGGGCAGTTTTTTGTTCCTGTGGTCCAGCCCCTTCTGGGCATCTCGCAGTGACAACTGGGGCCGCTTGAAGGTTTTGTCTGTCGGCATGCTGGGACTTTTCATTTCCACCGCTATTCTGACCGCTGTGCTGATGTCACCGGGGGCTCACTGGGTGAATGAGCTGGCCGTATGGGGCAGTCGCCTGCTTTACGGTCTGACCGCCGCTGCGATCGTGCCGGTGTCCCAGGCTTTGCAGATTGATCAGCACCCGGAACAAACTCCATTAAAATCCATGCTGTCCAATTCCATGAGCCTGAATGTCGGCCGCGCTTTGGGGCCGTTGTACCTGCTTTTGGGTGGTGGCTCCAACATGCTTCTGGTTTTGCAAAGCACGACGGCGTGGGCGTTGGTGGTATTTGGCTTAAATTTACTTGGCATCACACAATCCGAAGCTCCGAAGGCCACAAAAACTGAGCGCATTTCTTTGGTTGAGTGGAAGTCCGCTTTGCACCACATCGCCGATATTTTTTCCCTGGCAATCTTGTTCACAAGCTTTGTGGGCATCTTGAATTTCTCTTTGGCTTCCATCTTGAAAAAATCTTTCGATCTGACTTCGGTGGATTCCAGTGTCCTGATGGCAAAATTGCTTTTGGTCAGTGCGATTCTGGCTGTGGTTACCCAAGCCCTGGGTAAAGTTCTTTTCAAAAATCCATGGCAAGGCGCCATGATCGTGGGCGTAGCCACCTTGTTCGGTGCAAGTCTGATCTTGGGTCACTTGGGTGGCTGGCCACAACTGTGGGTGGCGATTGTTCTGTTGTCTGTGGGGCTTTCCCTGATTCCACCGTGCTACATGGCTTTGATGGCCACACGCGGACCTGAAATGCAGTTTGGCCGTCGTGCCGGGCTGGCAGCAGCTGCCAACACTTTGGGTTACACCTTGGGTGGCGGCTTGGCGGCTTTGACTTTTAAAATGGATCTTTTCGGCATTGAAAGTGTGATGACCGCGTTGGTTGTGGTCATGGCCCTGAACATTGCCCTTCTTTACAGACGTCGCGAGGCGGTCTATGCATAA
- a CDS encoding IucA/IucC family protein: MHNFKELSLKHTVSCFMNSLFREYQNFSFEAGTTPEKTAVISVDLENGMEVLIPLSKKSLLGRHEYVGTFYLRQGAELKSVDFNQAVNELLTFLCKHWEQDLSKKDLFMGRLENSLHNMELSLKAREKDIEHIYSGKVSFIEAEQGLMVGHNFHPYPKMREGFDDRDFKIYSPEMGGHFPLHWFFVKPEVLHVQTAEAFATKNWTEKLFQAEGAGRIPEGFIAFPVHPWQRQHLLKNATVQSYFEKGLIVDAGAPSTKSWHPTSSLRSIYGAHSPYMLKFSLTVRLTNSIRHLTDVEVVRGLQVYDVMSTTVGKKFLNENPQFEVIFEPAFAALKTADGKVINESIVVCRENPFQQEIPGEENIVVSTLAQDNPLGGETLIWKQVQKLAKDSGKNLKDASREWFKHYMQVALQPFITAQSEYGILLGAHQQNMILRISRNLPVKAYFRDCQGTGYSEHGYNLYHQDVASLTRENGNILDNKGNILFAYYLLVNSTWNILAALSHPEGASEAQLTADMNDFIRGLYKPNLPDTSFLDYVTKDARIWQKGNFICSLQSLNENTVANPLAIYNLIDNPISFSGALS, from the coding sequence ATGCATAACTTCAAAGAACTTTCCCTGAAACACACGGTCTCTTGCTTTATGAATTCCCTGTTCCGGGAATATCAGAATTTTTCTTTTGAAGCAGGAACCACCCCGGAAAAAACCGCTGTCATTTCGGTGGATCTGGAAAATGGCATGGAGGTTCTGATCCCGTTAAGCAAAAAATCCCTGTTGGGGCGCCACGAATATGTCGGCACCTTCTATCTGCGCCAGGGTGCTGAACTGAAATCCGTGGACTTCAATCAGGCCGTGAATGAGCTTTTGACCTTCCTGTGCAAACACTGGGAACAGGATCTTTCCAAAAAAGACCTGTTCATGGGGCGCCTGGAAAACAGTCTGCACAACATGGAGCTTTCCCTGAAAGCCCGTGAAAAAGACATCGAACACATCTATTCCGGCAAAGTCAGCTTTATCGAAGCCGAACAGGGCCTGATGGTCGGTCACAACTTCCACCCCTATCCAAAAATGCGCGAAGGTTTTGATGACCGCGATTTTAAGATTTACTCGCCAGAAATGGGCGGCCACTTCCCGCTGCACTGGTTCTTTGTAAAGCCCGAAGTTCTGCATGTGCAAACCGCGGAAGCCTTTGCCACCAAGAACTGGACTGAGAAGCTGTTCCAGGCCGAAGGCGCGGGCCGCATCCCTGAGGGCTTCATCGCATTCCCCGTTCACCCCTGGCAGCGTCAGCACCTGCTGAAAAATGCCACTGTTCAGTCCTATTTTGAAAAGGGTCTGATTGTGGACGCCGGCGCGCCTTCCACAAAAAGCTGGCACCCGACGTCTTCGCTGCGTTCGATCTATGGTGCTCACAGCCCGTACATGCTGAAGTTTTCTTTGACCGTGCGACTGACAAACTCCATCCGTCATCTGACCGATGTGGAAGTCGTGCGCGGCCTGCAAGTGTACGATGTGATGTCGACCACCGTCGGAAAGAAATTCCTGAACGAAAATCCGCAGTTTGAAGTGATCTTTGAACCAGCCTTCGCCGCACTGAAAACCGCCGATGGCAAAGTCATCAACGAAAGCATCGTGGTCTGCCGGGAAAATCCGTTCCAGCAGGAAATCCCGGGCGAAGAAAATATCGTGGTTTCCACACTGGCCCAGGACAATCCGTTGGGTGGCGAGACCCTGATCTGGAAACAGGTGCAGAAGCTTGCGAAAGACTCCGGTAAAAACCTGAAAGACGCCAGCCGCGAATGGTTTAAGCACTATATGCAAGTGGCACTGCAGCCGTTTATCACAGCCCAAAGCGAATACGGTATTTTGCTGGGCGCGCATCAGCAGAACATGATTTTGCGTATTTCCAGAAACCTCCCAGTCAAAGCGTACTTCCGTGATTGTCAGGGTACGGGCTACAGTGAACACGGCTACAATCTTTATCACCAAGACGTGGCAAGCCTGACCCGTGAAAACGGCAATATTCTGGATAACAAGGGCAATATTCTTTTTGCTTACTATCTGCTGGTGAATTCAACCTGGAATATTCTGGCGGCCCTTTCACACCCTGAAGGAGCCAGCGAAGCTCAATTGACTGCCGACATGAATGATTTCATCAGAGGTCTGTACAAACCAAATCTGCCGGATACAAGTTTCCTGGATTATGTGACCAAAGATGCGCGCATCTGGCAAAAAGGTAATTTCATCTGCAGTCTGCAAAGCCTGAATGAAAACACCGTGGCCAACCCCTTAGCTATTTATAATTTGATCGACAACCCTATTTCTTTCTCTGGAGCCCTGTCATGA
- a CDS encoding GNAT family N-acetyltransferase, whose translation MNIQFSTYACATGQAFNVQIESTTGLLKTDKVQVPFKVSVDGDNATLTAETASGVESLAILEALFNKNTSLQSVTVTNSNPELQTLVGAKASPFAVSRDEFFQLRPLWVHSGLTALTPEKWTVTKEVAHPVRPAITEGQILYRRTLADGKVLTFRVAHIEKDLDIFHEWHNQPRVLKFWELDKPKEELRDYLAKGLKDGHQFPTILEFDGVPVGYFEMYWTKEDRLGPYYDSEAFDRGFHFLIGDVSVLGFANTDAILKSVCHYLFLEEPRTRKIMAEPRSDNVNVLKYLETFTAWKKLKEFDFPHKRAALLECRREAFFGGRYL comes from the coding sequence ATGAACATCCAATTCTCCACTTATGCCTGCGCCACTGGCCAGGCGTTTAACGTACAAATCGAAAGCACAACGGGCCTTCTGAAAACGGACAAAGTTCAAGTCCCTTTCAAAGTTTCTGTCGACGGCGACAATGCCACCCTGACTGCTGAAACCGCTTCAGGTGTTGAGTCTTTGGCGATTCTGGAAGCACTCTTTAACAAAAACACTTCGTTGCAGTCTGTGACAGTCACCAACTCCAACCCGGAACTGCAAACCCTGGTGGGTGCGAAAGCGTCTCCGTTTGCCGTGTCCCGTGATGAATTTTTCCAACTGCGCCCTCTCTGGGTTCACAGTGGATTGACGGCGTTGACTCCGGAAAAATGGACCGTCACCAAAGAAGTGGCCCACCCGGTTCGCCCGGCAATCACTGAAGGTCAGATTCTTTACCGCCGCACACTGGCTGACGGCAAAGTTTTGACTTTCCGTGTGGCGCATATCGAAAAAGACCTGGATATTTTCCACGAATGGCACAATCAGCCGCGCGTGTTGAAGTTCTGGGAGCTGGACAAACCCAAAGAAGAACTGCGTGATTACCTTGCAAAGGGTCTGAAAGACGGCCACCAGTTCCCTACGATTCTGGAATTCGACGGCGTCCCAGTCGGATACTTTGAGATGTACTGGACCAAAGAGGATCGCCTGGGACCTTACTATGATTCCGAGGCCTTTGACCGTGGTTTCCACTTCCTGATCGGCGACGTCAGCGTGCTGGGCTTTGCCAACACCGACGCGATCTTGAAGTCCGTGTGCCATTACCTGTTCCTGGAAGAGCCTCGCACCCGTAAAATCATGGCCGAGCCACGCTCGGACAACGTGAATGTTCTGAAGTATCTGGAAACTTTCACAGCGTGGAAGAAACTCAAAGAATTCGATTTCCCTCACAAGCGTGCGGCGTTGCTGGAATGCCGTCGTGAAGCCTTCTTCGGGGGTCGTTACCTATGA
- a CDS encoding IucA/IucC family protein, whose protein sequence is MSSQADWKNINLQMIAKSLQELTYEQVISPVATTTRDESVVGPYELTLANQAVYKFNAWRGLWTDLKVDPASITRNGVPAESAGQFFIDSQKETGMDDIILANFLEEMHNTLYADLRVLELNRRVSSDDMTKFSGEKVQTFLKGHPKILLNKGRIGWSAADQDLYGPENAKPVQFYWLAVRKTQTLEGLDARLSWDDVLNECLSDKTAFEKELAAKNIAKTEYHFVPVHPWQWDRYIKIQYGTDLACGHIHLLGAFGDEYLPQISLRTFSNITRPGKLDIKLPITILNTSAIRGIPGKYMQQGPSLSTALTELCQKDDILQGVTVLEEKAGLSVSHGLYSQIGQAPYRYNELLGVLWRQSSDFHLAEGETAIIAGSLFHRDTMGKSLLGAYAKASGLDIGQWLSQYFEKVFIPLYHLQARYGIGLVAHGQNVVIRLKNSTPVGVFLKDFQGDLRLSDDSGSLSGFDLTRLPRHYLIHDLLTGHLVTVLRFISETLQECDTYPEIEFYAVLGRTLESYLAKNPEIRALNYFGKIDLLQNTFHRVLVNKVRFKIGYADSAERPLPILGEDLKNPVALALKKGRV, encoded by the coding sequence ATGAGTTCGCAGGCCGACTGGAAAAACATCAATCTGCAGATGATTGCAAAAAGTCTGCAGGAACTCACCTATGAACAGGTGATCAGCCCCGTGGCCACCACCACGCGGGATGAATCCGTCGTCGGCCCTTATGAACTGACTTTGGCCAATCAGGCTGTTTACAAATTCAACGCGTGGCGCGGCCTTTGGACGGATCTGAAAGTCGATCCGGCGTCCATCACGCGCAATGGTGTTCCTGCTGAAAGTGCGGGCCAGTTCTTTATCGACAGCCAAAAAGAAACCGGCATGGATGACATTATCCTCGCTAATTTCCTGGAAGAAATGCACAACACTCTTTATGCGGACTTGCGTGTTCTTGAGCTGAACCGCCGGGTTTCTTCAGACGACATGACCAAATTCAGCGGCGAAAAAGTTCAGACCTTTCTAAAGGGGCATCCGAAAATCCTGCTGAATAAAGGCCGCATCGGCTGGAGTGCCGCAGATCAGGATCTTTACGGACCTGAAAACGCCAAACCGGTTCAGTTTTACTGGTTGGCGGTGCGCAAAACCCAAACTCTGGAAGGACTGGATGCCCGCCTTTCCTGGGATGACGTTTTGAACGAATGCCTTTCGGACAAAACGGCATTTGAAAAAGAGCTGGCCGCAAAAAACATCGCAAAAACCGAATACCACTTTGTCCCGGTTCATCCGTGGCAGTGGGACCGCTATATCAAAATTCAGTATGGAACGGATCTGGCCTGCGGTCACATTCACCTCCTGGGTGCGTTCGGAGATGAATACCTGCCGCAGATCAGTCTGCGCACGTTCAGCAATATCACCCGCCCCGGCAAGCTTGATATCAAACTTCCGATCACGATTCTGAACACTTCCGCCATTCGTGGGATTCCGGGCAAGTACATGCAGCAAGGTCCTTCCTTGAGCACTGCCCTGACCGAGCTTTGCCAAAAAGATGACATCCTTCAAGGGGTCACCGTGCTGGAGGAAAAAGCCGGGCTGTCGGTCAGCCATGGCCTGTACAGCCAGATCGGCCAAGCCCCTTACCGCTATAACGAACTTTTGGGAGTGTTGTGGCGCCAAAGCTCGGACTTCCACCTTGCTGAAGGCGAAACCGCCATTATCGCTGGCAGTCTATTTCATCGCGACACCATGGGTAAGTCGCTGCTGGGCGCTTACGCCAAAGCGTCAGGGCTTGATATTGGCCAGTGGCTTTCCCAGTACTTTGAAAAAGTCTTTATCCCGCTTTACCACCTGCAGGCCCGTTATGGGATCGGCTTGGTGGCCCATGGGCAGAACGTGGTCATCCGTCTGAAAAACTCCACACCGGTGGGGGTCTTCCTGAAAGATTTTCAGGGGGATCTGCGCCTGAGTGATGACTCTGGCTCTCTTTCCGGCTTCGATCTGACCCGATTACCGAGACATTATCTGATTCATGATCTTTTGACTGGTCATTTAGTAACGGTATTACGTTTTATCTCTGAAACTTTGCAAGAATGCGATACATATCCCGAGATTGAATTCTATGCCGTTTTGGGTAGGACCCTGGAGTCCTATCTGGCGAAAAATCCGGAGATCAGAGCTTTGAACTATTTTGGCAAAATCGACCTTCTTCAGAACACCTTCCACCGCGTTTTGGTGAACAAAGTCCGCTTCAAAATCGGCTATGCGGATTCTGCCGAGCGCCCGCTGCCGATCCTGGGTGAAGATCTGAAAAACCCCGTGGCATTAGCTCTGAAAAAGGGGCGCGTATGA